One genomic segment of Intestinimonas butyriciproducens includes these proteins:
- a CDS encoding McrC family protein: MVQITVWEHQDFLWPASDRDVALRLPGIVSTKNKELKRALRLSRDPISLRQGSGGLLLRFAGVAGILNLVGYEFEIIPKFSFRQSASWQNGFFHMLSIAEYGHISFERSRHMGRGALSFCDHIALAFLESVEPALQKGPICAYRAAVSQGRYLRGRLLLPEQMRMLLTHPGEVVSEHDVFSPDNAFQYLLFWSTAWLARHVRSQVLRRRLERVVSLLPKPEHHYRLPVHAALPAQYSRYRAALEIGNLIAGGASAVLQDQGSSGYGFLFNTERTYEKFLERMLQRIARRHTDWSVTAQRTAALGHPEGAGSVLFTRPDNTLTIQGMVTALIDAKYKCDLAGHGPLRQPRSGDYYQMLASLIAHGCAQALLVVPSEGDLGGEPPLLTWTTASGETIWRTGLLRWDISDLSTKSALLAAQNALEAQLLAFLF; this comes from the coding sequence ATGGTCCAGATCACAGTTTGGGAGCACCAGGATTTTCTCTGGCCCGCCTCGGACAGAGACGTAGCCCTCCGTCTGCCGGGAATCGTCTCCACCAAAAACAAGGAACTGAAGCGGGCGCTCCGCCTGTCCCGGGACCCCATCTCCCTGAGGCAGGGATCGGGGGGCCTCCTTCTCCGGTTTGCCGGTGTGGCCGGTATCCTGAACCTCGTGGGCTATGAGTTTGAGATTATCCCCAAATTTTCCTTCCGGCAGTCGGCCTCCTGGCAGAACGGCTTTTTCCATATGCTCAGCATCGCCGAGTACGGGCACATCAGCTTTGAGCGGAGCCGGCACATGGGGCGTGGCGCGCTGAGCTTCTGCGACCACATCGCCCTGGCCTTTCTGGAGTCCGTAGAGCCGGCGCTGCAAAAGGGGCCCATCTGCGCCTATCGCGCCGCCGTTTCTCAGGGGCGCTATCTGAGGGGCCGCCTCCTTCTGCCGGAACAGATGCGCATGCTGCTCACGCATCCGGGCGAGGTCGTCTCCGAGCACGACGTTTTTTCTCCGGACAACGCCTTTCAATATCTGCTCTTTTGGAGCACCGCCTGGCTGGCCCGCCATGTCCGCAGCCAGGTCCTGCGCCGCCGGCTGGAGCGGGTCGTTTCCCTTCTGCCCAAGCCGGAGCACCATTACAGGCTCCCGGTCCACGCCGCGCTTCCGGCCCAGTACAGCCGCTACCGGGCCGCCCTTGAAATCGGCAACCTCATCGCAGGCGGGGCCTCCGCAGTCCTCCAAGATCAGGGCTCCTCCGGCTACGGCTTTCTTTTCAACACAGAGCGGACCTATGAGAAATTTCTGGAGCGGATGCTCCAGCGCATTGCCCGGCGGCACACAGACTGGTCCGTCACGGCCCAGCGCACCGCGGCGCTCGGCCATCCGGAGGGCGCCGGCTCCGTGCTGTTTACCCGCCCGGACAACACGCTTACGATCCAGGGGATGGTCACAGCCCTGATCGACGCCAAGTACAAGTGTGATCTCGCCGGACATGGCCCTCTGCGTCAGCCCCGATCCGGGGACTACTACCAGATGCTTGCCTCTCTCATTGCCCACGGTTGCGCCCAGGCTCTGCTGGTCGTCCCCAGCGAGGGGGACCTTGGCGGAGAGCCGCCTCTTCTGACCTGGACCACGGCGTCCGGGGAAACCATCTGGCGGACGGGACTGCTGCGCTGGGACATCTCCGATCTGAGTACAAAGTCCGCCCTTCTTGCCGCCCAGAACGCGCTGGAAGCACAGTTGCTGGCCTTTCTTTTCTAG